A genomic region of Spirochaetota bacterium contains the following coding sequences:
- a CDS encoding CinA family nicotinamide mononucleotide deamidase-related protein translates to MKRVAIISTGNELIYGSVHESNCFYLSGMLFQRDFKVVLHITVGDEIEELRYALGEAQKKADIAIITGGLGPTDDDYTLEALKSIFNFNTTIYEAGKQRMEFFFNSVGRTVMKNDLKQITVPEGAHIFDNDVGLAAGFCYSVDKKIIIAMPGVPTEMKNMFENRVLPFLLKKYSIGEKLSIVIRTVLMREADVNEKIKELNIDFNKIDWGITTDWGMNTVTFVLKSGYNLSKDEILQESRRVFGDRLLSQKSTNLEMELIDLLRERGMTISTAESCTGGLISKRITDIPGASDVFMGGMITYSNSSKIKQLDVSAESINQFGAVSEEVAKEMAKGIRDNFNSSIGLSVTGVAGPGGGSEGKQVGTVCFGFATPEGIESLKLDIGSDRDRVRFFSSQYALDHVRIYLKKRL, encoded by the coding sequence ATGAAGAGAGTTGCAATTATCTCCACTGGAAATGAGTTAATCTATGGCAGTGTTCACGAATCTAACTGCTTTTATCTATCTGGGATGTTATTCCAAAGGGATTTCAAGGTGGTTTTGCACATTACTGTTGGGGATGAGATAGAGGAATTGCGATATGCATTGGGAGAGGCTCAGAAGAAGGCTGATATTGCAATCATTACTGGCGGATTGGGTCCTACGGATGATGATTATACCCTTGAGGCGCTGAAGAGTATATTTAACTTTAACACAACAATTTATGAGGCTGGGAAGCAGAGAATGGAATTTTTTTTCAATTCAGTAGGCAGAACAGTGATGAAGAATGATCTAAAGCAGATTACAGTGCCAGAGGGCGCCCATATCTTTGATAATGATGTTGGATTAGCAGCGGGTTTTTGTTACTCAGTGGATAAAAAGATAATTATAGCCATGCCTGGCGTACCGACTGAGATGAAGAATATGTTTGAGAATAGGGTTCTTCCCTTTCTGTTAAAGAAATACAGCATCGGAGAAAAATTGTCTATTGTGATAAGGACAGTCTTGATGAGAGAAGCGGATGTAAATGAGAAGATTAAGGAATTGAATATAGATTTTAATAAAATTGATTGGGGTATTACCACTGATTGGGGCATGAATACTGTGACCTTTGTCCTGAAGAGTGGTTATAATCTGTCCAAAGACGAGATTTTGCAGGAGTCTAGGAGGGTTTTTGGAGACCGATTGCTTTCTCAGAAATCAACAAATCTAGAGATGGAATTAATCGACCTTTTAAGGGAAAGGGGGATGACAATATCAACTGCTGAGTCCTGTACCGGAGGACTAATCTCAAAGAGAATAACGGATATTCCAGGGGCCTCGGATGTTTTCATGGGCGGGATGATAACATATAGCAATAGTTCCAAAATTAAGCAACTCGATGTATCAGCAGAGTCTATAAATCAGTTCGGAGCCGTAAGCGAGGAGGTGGCAAAGGAAATGGCAAAAGGGATCAGGGATAACTTCAATTCAAGTATTGGCCTCTCCGTTACAGGGGTGGCCGGGCCAGGGGGAGGCAGCGAAGGGAAGCAGGTGGGCACAGTATGTTTTGGTTTTGCTACCCCAGAGGGTATAGAATCTTTAAAATTAGACATAGGATCTGATAGAGATAGAGTAAGATTTTTTTCTTCACAATACGCCCTTGATCATGTAAGAATTTATCTAAAAAAAAGATTATGA
- a CDS encoding tetratricopeptide repeat protein, whose amino-acid sequence MRILLYLIITFLLAISEETLLLSLDSKALYEQGMEALNSGNFRSSELLFRKIIESDNEEYKDRAWFNLSLSIFHQKKYKSAIFEFNRFLSICTTSNLCPEARYWIAEAHFFLQEYIKSIEEYKRFISQSKNKSLIAFAYDRIGQVYFIQKRYDEAIIEWERALKRSSEKDQNEIRTLNIAEALFLNQNYNGAINLLRQFILYKVDIRISARARLILGRSYQLKGNHAEAMTIFNGVNDSLLSEKPFYDINYYKAISAIAQNNLNDAKLYFNSFITVGKDSVWYYDAKYELGNIYINEGEESEAIDQLEEVKQFADKEEIRGRALIILSKIYLKRNPKKTIAYLEEAISINNPDNRKEVLFLLGKSYIDVKRYKDAKKTLELLIKDYPYDRDIDHAHFFLSMVYLDEGDMDKAIRGFEKIKEINPFSRYIDESYYYLALAYNRNKQTGRAIDLLKKYLSLKNSQKKYEANVQLLELYLIGDDYKNAKKIMKIVIKRYIKQEGVDTVLLKYGKALKKRGLKAGKYFRLIIKNYPKSASAGTVYLTWGDEAFVKKEFKKAEWFYRKYLSVKGRENAASVFLYRIISLYKMRRYKEIISVLEKEDIPRMDDYTSKQISLWVGRSHYQIGQFEEAYNVMYNWNIRDYSIGDLLIITKISLKVGDIKSAKEASELLQGDKDAYAESLYAFGKYYLEEDEIDISIGYFSRIIIESPTSEYTDLAKVEIAEIYIIQNRLSDAIQQLTEIKNQKIVNRKNAMLIVANFRAGNNKKAISLTKTHLKKLTKTEYGEMAIKENLLYYFNKNNLKEFKKYSWYLKKYKGNNSYINYLSGKIYFDQNKYKSSYYFFYKLAQVKNEYTEESLFYLGIISLFQQKNTERAVGYFNRIIKEKNPTNQDSKFLVQAKIYLSIILKERGNMADSKKILKDILRSSENMMWKTQAENLFEYYGYSK is encoded by the coding sequence ATGAGAATTTTACTATACCTTATCATTACATTCCTGCTGGCAATTTCAGAAGAGACTCTGTTATTGTCGCTTGACTCTAAAGCTCTCTATGAGCAGGGGATGGAAGCATTAAACTCAGGCAATTTCCGCTCTTCAGAGCTTCTTTTCAGGAAGATAATCGAATCAGACAATGAAGAGTATAAAGATAGGGCCTGGTTTAATCTGTCTCTTTCAATATTTCATCAAAAAAAGTACAAATCCGCAATCTTTGAGTTCAACAGATTTCTATCAATTTGTACAACATCAAATCTATGTCCTGAAGCAAGATACTGGATTGCTGAAGCTCATTTCTTTCTTCAAGAATATATCAAATCTATTGAGGAATATAAACGATTTATCTCTCAGAGTAAAAATAAATCATTAATAGCCTTTGCCTATGACAGGATTGGGCAGGTCTATTTTATCCAAAAGAGATATGATGAGGCAATTATTGAGTGGGAGAGGGCACTCAAGCGAAGCAGCGAAAAGGATCAAAATGAGATACGAACCTTAAATATAGCTGAGGCGCTGTTTCTTAATCAAAATTATAATGGCGCCATAAATTTATTAAGGCAGTTTATTCTATACAAAGTGGATATAAGGATATCGGCCCGCGCTAGGTTGATTCTTGGGAGATCCTATCAGCTAAAGGGTAATCATGCTGAGGCAATGACAATCTTTAATGGCGTTAATGATTCATTATTGAGCGAGAAACCCTTTTACGATATTAATTATTACAAAGCAATATCCGCTATCGCTCAGAACAATCTTAATGACGCTAAGCTCTATTTCAATTCATTTATCACAGTTGGGAAGGATTCAGTTTGGTATTATGATGCAAAATATGAGTTGGGTAATATATATATAAATGAGGGGGAGGAGAGTGAGGCGATTGATCAATTAGAGGAGGTGAAACAATTTGCAGACAAAGAGGAGATAAGGGGTAGAGCATTAATAATATTGAGTAAAATATATTTAAAACGAAATCCCAAGAAGACCATAGCCTATCTAGAGGAGGCTATATCAATAAACAACCCTGATAACAGAAAGGAGGTATTATTTCTATTAGGAAAGAGTTACATTGATGTTAAGAGGTATAAAGATGCAAAAAAGACACTGGAACTTTTAATCAAGGATTATCCTTATGATAGAGACATTGATCATGCCCATTTCTTTCTCTCCATGGTGTATCTTGATGAGGGAGATATGGACAAGGCTATTAGAGGATTCGAAAAGATCAAGGAGATAAATCCCTTTTCAAGGTATATAGATGAATCATACTATTATCTAGCCCTTGCTTATAATAGGAATAAACAAACTGGAAGGGCAATCGATCTATTAAAAAAATATTTGAGTCTTAAAAACTCTCAAAAAAAATATGAAGCTAATGTTCAACTCCTCGAACTCTACTTGATTGGGGATGATTATAAAAATGCTAAAAAAATAATGAAAATAGTAATTAAGCGTTATATCAAACAAGAGGGAGTTGATACAGTCCTATTAAAATATGGCAAGGCATTGAAGAAAAGGGGACTTAAAGCTGGGAAATATTTTAGATTAATAATCAAGAATTATCCAAAATCTGCTAGCGCTGGCACAGTATATCTAACATGGGGCGATGAAGCCTTTGTAAAAAAGGAATTCAAAAAAGCGGAGTGGTTTTACAGAAAATATCTATCAGTAAAGGGAAGAGAGAACGCAGCTTCAGTATTTCTCTATAGAATAATTTCACTCTATAAGATGAGAAGATATAAAGAGATTATCTCAGTTCTAGAGAAAGAGGATATACCAAGAATGGATGATTATACATCAAAACAAATTTCTCTTTGGGTTGGGAGGAGCCATTATCAGATCGGCCAATTTGAGGAGGCATACAATGTAATGTACAATTGGAATATAAGGGATTATTCTATAGGGGATCTTCTTATTATTACTAAAATCTCTCTTAAGGTTGGGGATATAAAATCAGCAAAGGAGGCATCAGAATTACTCCAAGGGGATAAGGATGCATATGCAGAATCACTATACGCTTTTGGAAAATATTATCTTGAGGAAGATGAAATTGACATCTCAATAGGATACTTCTCAAGGATTATAATTGAGAGTCCCACCTCTGAATATACCGACCTTGCAAAAGTGGAGATTGCTGAGATATATATCATTCAAAATAGACTATCTGATGCCATTCAACAATTGACTGAGATAAAAAACCAAAAGATAGTGAATAGAAAAAATGCAATGTTAATAGTGGCCAACTTCAGAGCAGGGAATAACAAGAAGGCTATTTCGCTTACCAAGACACATCTTAAAAAATTGACTAAAACAGAATATGGCGAGATGGCAATAAAGGAGAACCTATTATATTATTTCAATAAGAATAACTTAAAAGAATTTAAAAAATACTCCTGGTACTTAAAAAAATATAAGGGTAATAATTCATATATCAATTATCTATCCGGGAAGATATACTTTGATCAGAATAAATACAAGAGTTCATACTATTTTTTCTATAAATTGGCCCAAGTTAAAAATGAATATACTGAAGAGTCACTCTTTTATCTTGGAATAATCAGCCTTTTTCAGCAAAAGAATACTGAGCGTGCGGTTGGTTACTTCAATAGAATAATAAAGGAAAAAAATCCTACAAATCAAGACAGTAAATTTTTAGTACAGGCAAAGATATATCTCTCTATTATCTTGAAAGAGAGGGGTAATATGGCTGACTCAAAAAAAATACTCAAGGATATTCTAAGAAGCTCTGAGAATATGATGTGGAAGACACAAGCGGAAAATCTCTTTGAATATTACGGTTATTCCAAATAA
- the aroQ gene encoding type II 3-dehydroquinate dehydratase: MRLLVIHGPNLNMLGSRETDIYGDCTLNEINKMIEDFGRDNRIGIETFQSNSEGEILNYIQRNIDSDGIVINPAAYTHTSVAIRDVIKAVKIPTIEVHLSNIHAREEFRKRSLIAPVCIGQISGFGYNSYLLGISAMMYYVKRNNND; this comes from the coding sequence ATGAGATTATTGGTAATTCATGGTCCTAATCTTAACATGCTGGGGAGTAGAGAGACAGATATCTATGGCGATTGTACCCTTAATGAAATAAATAAGATGATTGAAGATTTTGGCAGGGATAATAGGATCGGAATTGAGACCTTCCAGTCAAATAGCGAAGGGGAGATCCTAAATTATATTCAAAGGAATATCGATTCAGATGGGATTGTCATAAATCCAGCTGCTTACACCCACACTTCGGTTGCGATAAGGGATGTTATTAAAGCCGTCAAAATTCCAACAATAGAGGTCCATCTGTCCAACATCCACGCAAGAGAGGAATTCAGAAAAAGGTCCCTCATTGCCCCGGTATGTATAGGACAAATATCCGGATTTGGATATAACTCCTATTTGTTAGGCATCTCAGCCATGATGTATTATGTAAAGAGAAACAACAATGATTGA